From Granulicella cerasi, a single genomic window includes:
- the msrP gene encoding protein-methionine-sulfoxide reductase catalytic subunit MsrP — protein MLLRTRQEIPSSEITSQSVMREFQRNRRQFLAGLGTMAGAAMLPRTMFAATKLNASPTKYNLGDITPQSKVTSYNNFIEFGPDKSDPERNAQSMHVRPWTIQVDGLVKQKKTIDIDTLMKLRPIEQRVYRFRCVEGWSMVVPWDGFSLGEFLKTLDPLPSAKFVQFFTLHDPKQMPGVNSSGVGPQGYSEGLRMDEAMHPLTLMTFGSYGETLANQQGAPIRIIVPWKYGFKSPKSIVRIRFVDKQPETTWNDLNAPAYGFYSNVNPSVAPWRSQERERVLGSGFLPKIVGTQPFNGYGNEVAHLYAGMDLRVNY, from the coding sequence ATGCTGTTACGAACTCGCCAGGAAATTCCCTCCAGTGAAATTACTTCGCAGTCCGTGATGCGCGAGTTTCAGCGCAACCGCCGACAGTTTCTGGCAGGGCTGGGAACGATGGCCGGAGCCGCGATGCTGCCGCGCACGATGTTTGCAGCGACAAAGCTGAACGCCTCGCCGACGAAGTACAACCTCGGCGACATCACGCCGCAGTCGAAGGTGACTTCGTACAACAACTTCATCGAGTTTGGCCCAGACAAGAGCGACCCCGAGCGCAACGCGCAATCCATGCATGTGCGACCGTGGACGATCCAGGTCGACGGCCTCGTGAAGCAAAAGAAGACGATCGACATCGACACCCTGATGAAGCTGCGGCCGATCGAGCAGCGCGTCTATCGCTTCCGTTGCGTTGAGGGTTGGTCAATGGTGGTGCCGTGGGACGGCTTCTCGCTCGGTGAATTCCTGAAGACACTCGATCCTTTGCCCAGCGCCAAGTTCGTGCAGTTCTTCACGCTGCATGATCCGAAGCAGATGCCTGGCGTAAACTCTTCGGGCGTCGGCCCGCAGGGCTATTCCGAGGGGCTGCGCATGGATGAGGCAATGCATCCTCTGACACTGATGACCTTTGGCAGCTATGGCGAAACGCTCGCCAACCAGCAGGGCGCACCGATTCGCATCATCGTGCCGTGGAAGTATGGCTTCAAGAGCCCGAAGTCGATCGTGCGCATTCGCTTCGTCGACAAGCAGCCGGAGACGACGTGGAACGATCTGAACGCGCCGGCGTATGGCTTCTACTCGAACGTGAACCCGAGCGTCGCGCCGTGGCGTTCGCAGGAGCGCGAACGCGTGCTCGGCAGCGGCTTCCTGCCAAAGATCGTGGGCACGCAGCCGTTCAACGGTTACGGCAACGAGGTGGCACACCTGTATGCGGGCATGGATCTTCGCGTGAATTACTAA
- a CDS encoding APC family permease, which translates to MTDASPNLHRSLSPRGALTLNLLDMIGVGPFLTLPLLVAAMGGPQAMLGWILGALLAACDGLVWAELGAAMPHAGGTYRYLAEMFPGKWGRWLSFLFVFQLCFSAPLSIASGCIGLAQYAGFIWPSFASQASVHALHLGAYTVGTVTGKASLLAVVAVVVATTLQMRSVGALRGLATFMLGVVLLTIFGACVTGALRGHWSQIVAFPPHAFAPNHTFFLGLGSAMLVATYDYWGYYNVTFLGAEVRDPQRTIPRALLGSIAIVAVLYLALNASVLSVMGSDALLKVQTLGERRAMLSTFMVMAWQPVVGSARAYAIAVVAAVCVMITAFASVFALLLGYSRIPYAAARDGNFLRSFAKLDSKGDFPVVSLLALALVACACCFLSLADVIAGLVVLRILLQFMLQHVGVMLWRKRVPDAPRPFRVWLYPLPPVLALVGFGYVVLSRAHFAREVIFAAVIAVLGTIVFLLRRKTSTELSAT; encoded by the coding sequence ATGACGGACGCATCGCCCAATCTGCATCGCTCGCTGTCGCCGCGCGGCGCACTCACGCTGAACCTGCTCGACATGATCGGGGTCGGACCCTTCCTCACGCTGCCGCTGCTGGTGGCGGCGATGGGCGGGCCGCAAGCGATGCTCGGGTGGATTCTCGGCGCGTTGCTCGCGGCATGCGATGGCCTGGTGTGGGCAGAGCTCGGCGCGGCGATGCCGCACGCGGGCGGCACGTACCGCTACCTTGCCGAGATGTTTCCGGGCAAGTGGGGACGCTGGCTGAGCTTCCTCTTCGTCTTTCAGCTCTGCTTCAGCGCTCCGCTCAGCATCGCGAGCGGATGCATCGGCCTCGCGCAGTATGCAGGCTTCATATGGCCTTCGTTCGCTTCGCAGGCGAGCGTGCATGCGCTGCATCTTGGCGCGTACACCGTCGGCACGGTGACAGGGAAGGCAAGCCTGCTGGCCGTCGTCGCGGTGGTCGTTGCGACTACGTTGCAGATGCGGAGCGTGGGAGCGCTGCGAGGGCTTGCGACGTTCATGCTGGGCGTGGTGCTGCTGACAATCTTCGGCGCCTGCGTGACCGGAGCACTGCGCGGACATTGGTCGCAGATCGTGGCATTTCCGCCTCATGCCTTCGCGCCCAACCATACGTTCTTCCTCGGGCTCGGCTCGGCGATGCTGGTCGCGACCTACGATTACTGGGGCTATTACAACGTTACGTTTCTTGGAGCAGAGGTGCGTGATCCGCAGCGCACGATTCCGCGCGCTCTGCTGGGGTCGATTGCGATCGTGGCCGTGCTGTATCTCGCGTTGAACGCCAGCGTGCTGAGTGTGATGGGCAGCGATGCGCTGCTCAAGGTGCAGACGCTCGGCGAACGCAGAGCGATGCTTTCGACGTTCATGGTGATGGCGTGGCAGCCGGTGGTCGGCAGTGCACGCGCTTATGCGATCGCGGTGGTTGCGGCCGTGTGCGTGATGATCACGGCGTTTGCGAGCGTCTTTGCGCTATTGCTCGGCTATTCGCGGATCCCTTATGCCGCCGCGCGCGATGGCAACTTTCTGCGGTCGTTTGCAAAACTCGATAGCAAGGGTGACTTTCCGGTGGTCTCGCTGCTTGCGCTCGCGTTAGTGGCCTGCGCGTGTTGTTTTCTGTCGCTTGCGGACGTGATCGCAGGGCTTGTTGTCCTGCGCATCCTGCTGCAGTTCATGCTGCAGCACGTGGGCGTGATGCTGTGGCGCAAGCGCGTGCCGGATGCACCGCGTCCCTTCCGCGTCTGGCTTTACCCGTTGCCTCCGGTGCTCGCGCTGGTGGGTTTTGGCTATGTCGTTCTTTCGCGCGCGCACTTTGCTCGTGAGGTCATCTTCGCAGCGGTCATCGCGGTGCTTGGCACGATCGTCTTCCTGCTGCGCCGCAAAACATCCACAGAGCTTTCCGCCACGTAG
- a CDS encoding PIG-L family deacetylase, translated as MKRIIPALLATAVASSALAQQPAASLPRFADPANLSGERMQPRDGRELPIDQGKRGLEQMLRRLNTRASILNIVAHPDDEDGGMLTFYARGMGARVADLSLTRGEGGQNAMTGDFEDALGLLRTQELLANDRYVGITQMFGTEVDFGFSKTKAESFGKWTHERVLYDAVRAIRIFRPLVITSTWIGGVTDGHGQHQVSGQIAQEAFVAAGDPKVFPEMEKEGIYPWQPLRVYARVPHSAISKQGLYDYATNQYVPAEFHNYVTGKTSSTPPEADVGVHEGQVDPLLSAEGEGPVSYVQFARRGLSQQKSQMGPGGRSAPEGAFDVAYHLYGSRVAQEMAGPKRDFFDGIDTSLVGIADVAPEAPASLRTGLQHVQSLLDQATQKLPSGSLKEIDALLQQSAASMDELLSSLREANAQNGDSSFLSLSAQERASLRHELLAKRAEIDEARYFALGIHLQASAPSVSGDIAPGNPLAITVQYDAPYATLDEAKLWELNIRSESNGTANPQASTILLTANDIARFRPTLPYFKRNNIEQPIYDLTAEVLRNAPLSHPPLIVQAKITAGLSFTVPVVVTNGADQQPLQILPSTPELRAHLRAVGYGDLPRTNFIERPAKFIAPAGLRLPEKRRIGYLPGTGDAVPEALAAMGLHATKLTVGDLTAQQLSAFDTVILGVRTYAAHSDLHGSPTQELLEFARNGGNVIVQYQTTEFVADDAPFPLSLGANEKVVDETAPVKLLDAKNTLLTTPNVVTSADFNGWVEERGHGFLETWDARYTALTETHDPGAAEEHILPQKPQRGGIITASLGKGHWTYVAFALYRQFPEAVPGAYRLFANLLAQ; from the coding sequence ATGAAGCGAATCATCCCCGCTCTGCTCGCGACTGCGGTCGCGTCCTCGGCTCTTGCGCAACAACCCGCAGCGTCGCTGCCCCGTTTCGCCGACCCCGCCAACCTCAGCGGCGAGCGTATGCAGCCGCGTGATGGTCGCGAGTTGCCGATCGACCAGGGCAAACGAGGACTGGAGCAGATGCTCCGTCGCTTGAACACCCGTGCGTCAATCCTCAACATCGTCGCGCATCCAGACGACGAAGACGGGGGCATGTTGACCTTCTACGCGCGCGGCATGGGAGCACGCGTAGCCGACCTTTCGCTGACGCGTGGCGAGGGCGGACAAAACGCCATGACCGGCGACTTCGAAGACGCGCTCGGCCTGCTGCGCACACAGGAGTTACTCGCCAACGACCGCTACGTGGGCATCACGCAGATGTTCGGCACCGAGGTGGACTTTGGCTTCTCGAAGACGAAGGCGGAGAGCTTCGGCAAGTGGACCCATGAGCGCGTGCTCTATGACGCCGTGCGCGCGATTCGCATCTTCCGTCCCCTCGTGATCACCTCGACGTGGATCGGCGGCGTGACCGACGGCCACGGACAGCATCAGGTCTCCGGCCAGATTGCGCAGGAAGCCTTTGTCGCAGCGGGCGATCCGAAGGTCTTCCCCGAGATGGAAAAGGAAGGCATCTACCCCTGGCAGCCGTTGCGCGTTTATGCGCGCGTGCCTCACAGCGCGATCAGCAAGCAGGGGCTTTACGACTACGCCACGAATCAGTACGTGCCTGCAGAGTTCCACAACTATGTCACAGGCAAGACGTCATCCACTCCGCCAGAGGCGGACGTCGGTGTGCATGAGGGGCAGGTTGATCCACTGCTCTCTGCCGAAGGGGAAGGCCCGGTAAGCTACGTGCAATTTGCGCGTCGCGGCTTGAGCCAACAGAAGTCGCAGATGGGTCCGGGCGGCCGCAGTGCACCAGAGGGTGCGTTCGATGTGGCGTACCACCTCTATGGCTCCCGCGTTGCGCAGGAAATGGCTGGCCCTAAGCGCGACTTCTTCGATGGCATCGACACGAGTCTCGTCGGGATAGCGGATGTCGCACCCGAGGCTCCGGCGTCTCTTCGCACAGGGCTGCAGCATGTGCAGAGCCTGCTCGATCAAGCGACGCAGAAATTGCCCTCCGGTTCTCTGAAAGAGATTGACGCGCTGTTGCAGCAGAGCGCAGCGAGCATGGATGAACTGCTCTCATCACTCCGCGAAGCAAACGCTCAGAATGGCGATAGCAGCTTCTTGAGCTTATCGGCGCAAGAGCGTGCCAGTCTCCGTCATGAGCTTCTGGCAAAGCGAGCAGAGATCGACGAAGCACGTTACTTTGCACTGGGCATTCACTTGCAGGCTTCAGCGCCCTCTGTCTCAGGCGATATCGCCCCCGGCAATCCACTCGCGATCACCGTTCAATACGACGCACCGTATGCAACGCTCGACGAGGCGAAGCTGTGGGAACTCAATATTCGTAGCGAGTCGAACGGGACGGCGAATCCGCAGGCGAGCACGATCCTTCTGACTGCAAACGATATTGCACGCTTCAGGCCCACGCTGCCTTATTTCAAGCGAAACAACATCGAGCAGCCCATCTACGATCTCACTGCGGAAGTGCTGCGGAACGCTCCGCTCTCGCATCCGCCTCTTATCGTTCAGGCAAAGATTACGGCAGGCCTCAGCTTCACCGTACCTGTGGTCGTAACGAACGGTGCGGATCAACAACCGTTGCAAATTTTGCCATCGACGCCTGAGTTGCGAGCCCACCTGCGCGCGGTCGGCTACGGCGATCTGCCGCGCACAAACTTCATCGAGCGTCCGGCGAAGTTCATCGCGCCTGCAGGACTGCGCCTACCGGAGAAGCGTCGTATCGGCTATCTTCCCGGCACAGGCGATGCCGTGCCCGAAGCGCTTGCCGCGATGGGACTTCACGCTACGAAGCTCACTGTCGGTGACCTCACCGCGCAACAGCTTTCTGCGTTCGACACGGTCATCCTCGGTGTGCGCACCTACGCGGCGCATAGCGATCTGCACGGCTCTCCCACACAGGAGCTGCTTGAGTTCGCACGCAACGGCGGTAACGTGATCGTGCAGTACCAGACCACAGAATTCGTCGCGGACGACGCACCGTTCCCGCTCTCACTCGGTGCGAACGAGAAGGTCGTGGACGAAACGGCTCCGGTGAAATTGCTCGACGCAAAAAACACGTTGCTGACGACGCCGAACGTCGTCACTTCCGCAGATTTCAACGGCTGGGTAGAAGAGCGAGGCCACGGCTTCCTCGAGACCTGGGATGCGCGTTACACCGCGCTTACGGAGACGCATGATCCCGGCGCGGCTGAGGAACACATTCTGCCGCAGAAGCCCCAACGTGGCGGCATCATCACCGCCTCGCTTGGCAAAGGCCATTGGACGTACGTTGCCTTTGCGCTTTATCGGCAATTTCCAGAAGCGGTTCCCGGCGCTTATCGACTCTTCGCCAACCTGCTAGCACAGTAG
- a CDS encoding PIG-L deacetylase family protein, giving the protein MALRLLCVCAHPDDECFAFGGALALAANRGVETSVVCLTDGQAATHRGTSSSGKELGAMRRQEFEASCKVLGVKNFELLTYQDAQLEFESLSSLGAELVKRIRQLRPHVIITFGGEGALNTHADHTTVSAATTAAFHWAGHAKRYPDAGPLFQPQRLYYVTSSFVLPERHIPLLAPWTCTLDIKDVFERKQEAFRQHVSQAPVMHSTADAFARYGQSEHYTLAAATVPQPARQSTDLFEGVADV; this is encoded by the coding sequence ATGGCACTTCGGCTTCTCTGCGTCTGCGCTCACCCTGATGATGAATGCTTCGCCTTCGGCGGAGCACTTGCGCTCGCCGCCAACCGCGGCGTGGAAACCTCTGTCGTTTGCCTGACCGACGGCCAGGCCGCGACACACCGCGGCACCTCGTCCTCCGGTAAAGAACTCGGCGCCATGCGTCGCCAGGAGTTCGAGGCCTCGTGCAAGGTGCTCGGCGTGAAGAACTTCGAGCTGCTCACCTACCAGGACGCGCAACTCGAGTTCGAATCGCTGTCGTCGCTGGGCGCGGAACTGGTGAAGCGCATCCGCCAGCTTCGCCCGCACGTCATCATCACCTTCGGCGGCGAAGGCGCGCTGAACACGCATGCGGACCACACGACCGTTTCGGCAGCAACGACGGCGGCGTTTCACTGGGCAGGTCATGCGAAACGCTACCCGGACGCAGGCCCGCTCTTCCAGCCGCAGCGCCTCTACTACGTCACCAGCAGCTTCGTGCTGCCGGAGCGTCACATCCCGCTGCTCGCGCCGTGGACCTGCACCCTCGACATCAAGGACGTCTTCGAGCGCAAGCAGGAAGCCTTCCGCCAGCATGTCTCGCAGGCGCCGGTGATGCACTCGACCGCTGACGCGTTCGCCAGGTACGGACAGAGCGAGCACTACACGCTGGCAGCCGCTACCGTCCCGCAACCTGCACGTCAGTCGACGGATCTCTTCGAAGGCGTCGCGGACGTCTAA
- a CDS encoding ribonuclease HII: MGTLFRIPQPVGVTKATAKQQMLRQLVCSSAPEEALRYHGYRVIAGVDEVGRGALYGPVVAAAVILPEKCSVLARMGLTDSKQLDEEQREKLDRKIRQVALAFAIAEVDAATIDRLNIYQASRLAMLQAVQSLAVMPDHIILDAMLIDHPCAQTKLYYGDALCLSIAAASVVAKVHRDALMREADLLHPQYGLAAHKGYGTPTHQKALREHGPTPMHRRSFAPVARLDPNASLDELLDTADLLFGDEQEALEA, from the coding sequence ATGGGCACACTCTTCCGCATCCCGCAACCTGTCGGTGTCACCAAGGCTACCGCAAAGCAGCAAATGCTGCGGCAGCTTGTCTGCAGCTCCGCACCTGAGGAGGCACTCCGTTACCACGGCTATCGCGTCATCGCCGGCGTGGACGAAGTGGGTCGTGGCGCGCTTTACGGCCCCGTCGTGGCCGCAGCTGTCATCCTGCCGGAGAAGTGTTCCGTGCTCGCGCGCATGGGCCTCACCGACTCCAAGCAGCTCGACGAGGAGCAGCGCGAAAAGCTCGACCGCAAGATCCGCCAGGTCGCGCTGGCGTTTGCGATCGCCGAGGTCGACGCCGCGACCATCGACCGCCTGAACATCTACCAGGCTTCGCGCCTCGCCATGCTGCAGGCCGTGCAGTCGCTCGCCGTCATGCCCGACCACATCATCCTCGACGCCATGCTGATCGACCATCCCTGTGCGCAGACGAAGCTTTACTACGGCGATGCGCTCTGCCTGTCCATCGCCGCCGCGTCGGTTGTGGCCAAAGTGCATCGCGATGCGCTGATGCGCGAGGCCGATCTGCTCCATCCGCAGTATGGCCTGGCCGCACATAAGGGCTACGGCACCCCGACGCACCAGAAGGCCCTGCGCGAACACGGTCCCACCCCGATGCACCGGCGCAGCTTTGCACCCGTGGCGCGGCTCGACCCTAATGCCAGCCTCGACGAGCTCCTCGACACCGCCGACCTGCTCTTCGGCGACGAGCAGGAAGCGCTCGAAGCCTAG
- a CDS encoding DUF1800 domain-containing protein, which produces MKLSPLALVLAFPLSAGVLPRANAQAMSDTKMQSPSQQDAPADEMRPPDSDRSSDTFAKKGKAAFPPKPAATSAQMLPLNPRDRVVQMLNRFGYGPRPGDVDRVLAMGADKWFEQQLNPASLKDAALDSKLRDYPTVNMTPALAAQVYPFVTQVDMVTEGKMPYPTDPLDNAVMEVQVAKRVANKTHRDADGKVIAKPELSEAENAAKKQREKERATQLAAQLLVLPRNQRMAAIVKLPVEDRIDLTRNGNLTGDQHNLLTSGFTAHEREAFNAMSGETNSAYFLRDELAQARILRDIMTERQLEQVMTNFWFNHFNVYMPKDGDQWYTASYEREVIRKHALGKFGDLLLATAQSPAMMVYLDNYLSIGPDSLANGVDPRNPDAKRGGRGLNENYGREVMELHTLSVNGGYSQGDVTALSAILTGWGVDRVNQGGGFAFDYKRHEPGPKYWLGYRINEDGTATKIAASEMPKQSFGPSDQVATPESIKQGITALKILAASPQTAHFVSQMLAQYFIADTPPPAMVARLEKTYASTGGDIKEMLRTIAHSPEFNSRLYFHNKVKTPEEFIASVFRATATTPDNPGQLSNSIRDLGEPLYNKLEPTGYYLTADIWMNSNALKERLNFSYNLTTGRYGSQKFDAPKLLAIGLMTPSGSGQIMPTSTQSALPATPTPGAKRVGYEASAQEAAPTPPAPRVGPMVTMRVLETTMIGTPVSPQTNQLIQKELASQPESADPVGMLNLLSALVMGSPEFQLR; this is translated from the coding sequence ATGAAGTTGAGTCCTCTGGCGTTGGTGTTGGCTTTCCCATTGAGTGCAGGCGTATTGCCGCGTGCGAATGCGCAGGCGATGAGCGACACGAAGATGCAGTCGCCATCGCAGCAGGACGCGCCCGCGGACGAGATGCGTCCGCCCGACTCCGATCGCAGCAGCGACACGTTCGCGAAGAAGGGCAAGGCCGCGTTTCCGCCGAAACCCGCCGCCACGAGCGCGCAGATGCTTCCGCTGAATCCCCGCGATCGCGTGGTGCAGATGTTGAACCGCTTCGGCTACGGCCCGCGGCCCGGTGATGTGGACCGCGTGTTGGCGATGGGGGCGGACAAGTGGTTTGAGCAGCAGCTCAACCCCGCAAGCCTCAAGGACGCCGCGCTCGACTCGAAACTCCGCGACTATCCGACGGTGAACATGACGCCTGCGCTTGCGGCGCAGGTGTATCCGTTCGTGACGCAGGTGGACATGGTCACGGAAGGCAAGATGCCGTATCCCACCGATCCGCTCGACAACGCGGTGATGGAAGTGCAGGTCGCCAAGCGTGTCGCGAACAAGACGCACCGTGACGCGGACGGCAAGGTGATTGCGAAGCCTGAGTTGAGCGAAGCCGAGAACGCTGCGAAAAAGCAGCGGGAAAAGGAACGCGCGACGCAGCTTGCAGCGCAGTTACTGGTGCTGCCGAGAAACCAGCGCATGGCGGCCATCGTGAAGCTGCCTGTTGAGGACCGGATCGACCTGACGCGCAATGGCAACCTCACTGGCGATCAACACAACTTGCTAACGTCGGGCTTCACCGCACATGAGCGCGAAGCCTTCAACGCGATGAGCGGCGAGACGAACAGCGCGTACTTTCTTCGCGATGAGCTGGCGCAGGCACGCATCCTGCGCGACATCATGACCGAGCGACAGCTCGAGCAGGTGATGACGAATTTCTGGTTCAACCACTTCAACGTCTACATGCCCAAGGACGGTGACCAGTGGTACACCGCGAGCTACGAGCGCGAGGTGATTCGCAAACATGCGTTGGGCAAGTTCGGCGACCTGCTGCTGGCCACCGCGCAGTCACCGGCGATGATGGTTTACCTCGACAACTATCTCTCCATCGGGCCGGATTCACTGGCGAATGGCGTCGACCCGCGGAATCCGGACGCGAAGCGCGGCGGCCGCGGCTTGAATGAAAACTATGGTCGCGAAGTGATGGAACTGCATACGTTGAGCGTGAACGGCGGCTACTCGCAGGGAGACGTAACGGCGCTTTCGGCGATCCTCACCGGTTGGGGCGTGGACCGCGTGAATCAGGGCGGCGGCTTTGCGTTCGACTACAAACGGCATGAGCCGGGGCCCAAGTACTGGCTGGGCTATCGCATCAATGAGGACGGTACGGCCACGAAGATCGCTGCGAGTGAAATGCCGAAGCAGAGCTTCGGGCCAAGCGATCAGGTAGCGACGCCGGAGAGCATCAAGCAGGGCATCACTGCTTTGAAGATCCTTGCGGCAAGCCCGCAGACGGCGCACTTCGTGTCGCAGATGCTGGCGCAGTACTTCATCGCAGACACGCCTCCGCCTGCGATGGTCGCGCGGCTGGAGAAGACGTACGCGAGCACCGGCGGCGACATCAAAGAGATGCTGCGCACGATCGCGCATTCGCCGGAGTTCAACTCCAGGCTGTACTTCCACAACAAGGTGAAGACGCCCGAAGAGTTCATCGCTTCCGTCTTCCGCGCGACGGCGACCACGCCGGACAATCCCGGCCAGCTTTCCAACTCCATTCGCGATCTCGGCGAGCCGCTGTATAACAAGCTTGAGCCGACGGGCTACTACCTCACCGCAGATATCTGGATGAACTCGAACGCGTTGAAGGAGCGCTTGAACTTCAGCTATAACCTCACGACGGGACGCTACGGTTCGCAGAAGTTTGACGCACCGAAGTTGCTCGCCATTGGCCTGATGACTCCTTCGGGTTCAGGGCAGATCATGCCGACGTCCACGCAATCGGCGCTGCCCGCAACACCAACGCCGGGCGCTAAACGTGTCGGCTACGAAGCCAGCGCGCAGGAGGCAGCACCTACTCCCCCCGCACCGCGCGTTGGCCCCATGGTGACAATGCGAGTGCTCGAGACGACGATGATCGGCACTCCCGTATCGCCGCAGACGAACCAGCTCATTCAGAAAGAGCTGGCATCGCAGCCGGAGTCTGCCGATCCTGTCGGCATGTTGAACCTGCTCTCGGCGCTGGTGATGGGCTCGCCAGAGTTTCAGTTACGTTGA
- a CDS encoding protein-methionine-sulfoxide reductase heme-binding subunit MsrQ, protein MPGKVIPWLKVVVHLLCLLPLLKLLMMFHSGALAAESDPVQFLTHFTGLWALWLLVWDLAITPVRRLSPKLSWLIRFRRMVGLYSFFYATLHMLVYVFLFSGYDTATALEGIRAHHWGVPWQQLKLIVPSMIDDVKQRAFIQVGLITWVLLLALAITSPQRVLRAMGGKNWQRLHRVVYVAGFLALMHFWWSLKKGNNAPAVVSIVFFALMIARLVWTLWQKRKKRARMVTA, encoded by the coding sequence ATGCCAGGCAAAGTGATTCCGTGGCTCAAGGTCGTAGTGCATCTGCTGTGCCTGTTGCCGCTGCTGAAACTCCTCATGATGTTTCACTCCGGCGCGCTGGCTGCGGAAAGCGACCCGGTACAGTTCCTCACGCACTTCACGGGGCTCTGGGCGCTGTGGCTGCTGGTGTGGGACCTCGCGATTACGCCGGTGCGACGCTTGTCGCCGAAGCTGTCGTGGCTCATCCGCTTCCGTCGCATGGTGGGCTTGTACTCGTTCTTCTACGCCACGCTGCACATGCTGGTGTACGTGTTCCTGTTCTCGGGGTATGACACCGCGACGGCGCTTGAAGGCATTCGAGCGCACCACTGGGGCGTGCCGTGGCAGCAGTTGAAGCTCATCGTGCCGTCGATGATCGACGACGTGAAGCAGCGCGCGTTCATCCAGGTCGGCCTCATCACCTGGGTCCTTCTGCTGGCGCTCGCGATCACCAGCCCGCAGCGTGTCCTGCGCGCAATGGGCGGCAAGAACTGGCAGCGCCTGCATCGAGTGGTGTACGTTGCCGGGTTCCTAGCGCTCATGCACTTCTGGTGGTCGCTGAAGAAGGGGAACAACGCTCCGGCGGTGGTTTCGATCGTCTTCTTTGCGTTGATGATCGCTCGTCTGGTGTGGACCCTTTGGCAGAAGCGCAAGAAACGCGCGCGAATGGTCACCGCCTAG